The following proteins come from a genomic window of Bacillota bacterium:
- a CDS encoding YlxR family protein, with amino-acid sequence MKQKKVPMRMCLGCKESKPKKELIRVVKNKENVISVDLTGKMHGRGAYVCRQKSCLEKAIKGKRLEKSFEMVISPEIYDILRKQMEEIDEG; translated from the coding sequence ATGAAACAGAAAAAGGTACCCATGCGCATGTGCCTTGGATGTAAGGAATCGAAACCCAAAAAAGAGTTGATAAGGGTTGTTAAAAATAAAGAAAATGTAATATCTGTTGATCTTACAGGTAAAATGCATGGACGTGGGGCATATGTATGCCGGCAAAAGTCATGCCTTGAAAAAGCAATTAAAGGCAAAAGACTGGAAAAGAGCTTTGAAATGGTAATTAGTCCTGAAATATATGATATATTGAGAAAACAAATGGAGGAGATTGATGAAGGATAA